The Bacteroides acidifaciens genome includes a region encoding these proteins:
- a CDS encoding YqgE/AlgH family protein, whose amino-acid sequence MNIDLNIFKIQSNNVLPSRGKILISEPFLRDVTFGRSVILLVDHTEEGSMGLVINKPLPLLLNDIIMEFKYLNEIPLYKGGPVATDTLFYLHTLTEVPGSISISKGLYLNGDFDAIKKYILQGNEINGHIRFFLGYSGWESEQLHNEIKENTWLVSEEENSYLMKDDTKDMWRKALEKLGSKYETWSRFPQVPTFN is encoded by the coding sequence ATGAATATAGACTTGAACATATTTAAAATTCAATCGAATAATGTACTTCCGTCAAGAGGAAAGATTTTAATATCCGAACCTTTTTTACGTGATGTGACGTTTGGCAGGTCTGTAATATTACTGGTTGACCATACGGAGGAAGGAAGTATGGGATTGGTCATCAACAAGCCACTGCCACTACTTCTCAATGATATTATCATGGAATTTAAATATCTCAATGAGATTCCTCTATATAAAGGTGGACCTGTTGCTACCGATACCTTATTTTATCTTCATACATTAACAGAAGTTCCCGGCTCTATTTCTATCAGCAAAGGTCTTTACCTGAATGGGGATTTTGACGCAATAAAGAAATACATATTGCAGGGGAATGAGATAAATGGGCACATTCGTTTCTTCCTGGGATATTCCGGCTGGGAAAGTGAGCAGTTACACAATGAAATTAAAGAAAACACATGGCTGGTCTCTGAAGAAGAGAACTCCTATCTGATGAAAGATGACACCAAGGATATGTGGCGGAAGGCTTTGGAGAAATTAGGCAGCAAGTACGAAACGTGGTCGCGTTTCCCACAAGTGCCTACTTTCAACTAA